One window of the Terriglobales bacterium genome contains the following:
- the xseB gene encoding exodeoxyribonuclease VII small subunit produces the protein MPKFEDSLARLEKIVDELEKGDVPLEKALALFEEGVTLSGACRKELEAAEGRIEILLKQNGRLQAEPFLDESEKPAGKGSRK, from the coding sequence TTGCCGAAATTCGAAGACAGCCTCGCGCGCCTGGAAAAGATCGTGGACGAACTCGAGAAGGGCGACGTCCCGCTCGAAAAAGCGCTGGCGCTCTTCGAAGAGGGCGTGACTCTTTCCGGGGCTTGCCGCAAGGAACTGGAAGCCGCCGAAGGCAGGATCGAGATCCTGCTGAAGCAGAACGGCAGGCTGCAGGCCGAGCCTTTTCTGGACGAATCCGAAAAGCCCGCGGGCAAGGGCTCGCGCAAATAG
- a CDS encoding bifunctional homocysteine S-methyltransferase/methylenetetrahydrofolate reductase, translating into MAAAFLERLQKGPILGDGAMGTLLYARGVFINRCYDELNLSQPDLIREVHRDYLASGAEIIETNTFGANSFRLTRYGLGDRVREINLAGARLAREIADSDAARKATRPFVAGSVGPLGVRIEPLGPTSFDEARAAFREQIAALVEGGVDLLMLETFGYLEELHQAIRAARDVDASVPVVAQVTIDEEGNCLDGASPESFAAKLTEWGVDVAGCNCSVGPVAMLGALERVRQVTSLPLAAQPNAGMPRAVEGRNIYLCSPEYMASYTRKFLRAGVQLVGGCCGTTPDHIRAMRSVLRAGEAKAASFPVARAARTEATVEAPPLAERSSLGRKLETGEFVTFVEIVPPKGSNPEKEVAGARLLKAAGVDAINIPDSPRASARMSAQSLAILIQQQVGIEAVLHYTCRDRNVLSIQSDLLGASAIGIRNLICITGDPPKLGNYPDATAVFDVDAIGLVNIVHNLNCGLDIGANPVGSATSFVIGCGANPGAPNLEEEVRRFQYKVEAGAQFCVTQPVFDVTLLEEFLRRVEHCRIPIIAGIWPLVSVRNAEFMKIELRITVPDAIFERMGRASNAESARAEGIEIAREMLQAVRPMVQGAQVSAPLGRYHAAVDVLEVLGRPRPATV; encoded by the coding sequence ATGGCCGCGGCATTCCTGGAACGCCTGCAGAAAGGTCCCATCCTCGGCGACGGCGCCATGGGCACCCTCCTCTATGCCCGCGGTGTGTTCATCAACCGCTGTTACGACGAGCTGAATCTCTCCCAACCGGACCTGATCCGCGAGGTCCATCGCGACTACCTGGCCTCCGGCGCAGAGATCATCGAAACCAACACCTTCGGGGCGAACTCCTTTCGCCTGACGCGCTACGGGCTGGGCGACCGCGTGCGCGAAATCAATCTGGCGGGCGCGCGCCTGGCCCGCGAGATCGCCGACAGCGACGCGGCCCGCAAGGCCACGCGGCCCTTCGTCGCCGGCTCCGTCGGACCGCTGGGCGTGCGCATCGAGCCCCTGGGTCCCACCTCCTTCGACGAGGCCCGCGCCGCCTTTCGCGAGCAGATCGCGGCGCTGGTGGAAGGCGGCGTAGACCTGCTCATGCTCGAGACCTTCGGCTACCTGGAAGAACTGCATCAGGCCATTCGGGCCGCGCGCGACGTGGACGCTTCGGTTCCCGTGGTCGCGCAGGTCACCATCGACGAAGAGGGCAACTGCCTGGATGGCGCCAGCCCGGAGAGCTTCGCCGCCAAGCTCACCGAGTGGGGCGTGGACGTGGCGGGTTGCAATTGCAGCGTCGGCCCGGTCGCCATGCTGGGCGCGCTGGAGCGGGTGCGCCAGGTCACCAGCCTGCCGCTGGCCGCGCAACCCAACGCCGGCATGCCGCGTGCCGTCGAAGGCCGCAACATCTACCTGTGCTCGCCCGAGTACATGGCCAGCTACACCCGCAAGTTCCTGCGTGCCGGCGTGCAACTGGTGGGCGGATGCTGCGGGACCACGCCCGACCACATCCGCGCCATGCGCTCCGTGCTGCGCGCGGGCGAAGCCAAGGCGGCTTCGTTCCCGGTGGCGCGCGCCGCCCGCACGGAAGCCACCGTCGAAGCACCGCCGCTCGCCGAGCGTTCCAGCCTGGGTCGCAAGCTGGAAACCGGTGAATTCGTCACCTTCGTCGAAATCGTCCCGCCCAAGGGCTCTAATCCGGAAAAGGAGGTTGCCGGCGCGCGGCTCCTGAAGGCCGCGGGTGTGGACGCCATCAACATCCCCGACAGCCCGCGCGCTTCGGCTCGCATGAGCGCCCAGTCGCTGGCCATCCTGATCCAGCAGCAGGTCGGAATCGAAGCCGTGCTGCACTACACCTGCCGCGACCGCAACGTGCTCAGCATCCAGTCGGACCTGCTGGGCGCCTCGGCCATCGGCATCCGCAACCTGATCTGCATCACCGGCGACCCGCCCAAGCTGGGCAATTACCCGGATGCCACCGCGGTCTTTGACGTGGACGCCATTGGCCTGGTGAACATCGTGCACAATCTGAACTGCGGGTTGGATATCGGCGCCAACCCCGTGGGCAGCGCCACTTCGTTCGTAATCGGCTGCGGCGCCAATCCCGGCGCTCCCAACCTGGAAGAAGAGGTCCGCCGCTTCCAGTACAAGGTGGAAGCCGGAGCCCAGTTCTGCGTCACCCAACCGGTGTTCGACGTCACGCTGCTGGAAGAGTTCCTGCGACGCGTCGAGCACTGCCGCATCCCCATCATCGCCGGCATCTGGCCGCTGGTGAGCGTGCGCAACGCCGAGTTCATGAAGATCGAGCTGCGCATCACCGTGCCCGACGCCATCTTCGAGCGCATGGGGCGCGCGTCCAATGCCGAATCGGCTCGCGCCGAGGGCATCGAGATCGCGCGCGAGATGCTGCAGGCCGTGCGACCCATGGTGCAAGGTGCGCAAGTCAGCGCTCCGCTGGGACGCTACCACGCCGCCGTGGACGTGCTGGAAGTCCTGGGCCGGCCGCGGCCGGCCACCGTCTGA
- a CDS encoding YncE family protein has translation MKRAVSFVPVLLLSILFAACGAGTPPSQEPTTSQLSNRALVANQFSSVVNIMNGDNDTVSTFTVPAGTNPSMIVVSPDKRFSAIFNSFDNTLSIINNAEEFRLGTVSLGAFSESMAFSPDGNKLYAAVRNAAAVVILTIAADNTATSTSVTIPAARRLVVSGNGNRVLVFSDGLDTVSVIDATNSNAITTVAGFDRPTWAVFSNDNATAWVLNCGPECGGTQASIVALDMGTLTLGTPVPVPAATIGLLSGSQLWVAGTEPGALCNAGTTFSACGKLTALNVPALTLATPAGGVDIVDGFHHAMEMGTNNKLFIASRTCRNLSEGCLSIVNTSNNSVVVSVADGDVTGLAAIPGRDVVYVAEGGELRIYDTSTSALQSRQVDFVGHIADVKSID, from the coding sequence TTGAAGCGTGCCGTCAGTTTTGTCCCCGTTTTGCTCCTGAGCATCCTGTTCGCGGCCTGTGGGGCGGGGACTCCGCCTTCGCAGGAGCCGACCACCAGCCAACTCAGCAACCGGGCGTTGGTGGCCAACCAATTTTCCAGCGTCGTCAACATCATGAACGGCGACAACGACACCGTTTCGACGTTCACGGTCCCGGCGGGCACGAACCCGTCCATGATCGTTGTCTCTCCGGACAAGCGGTTCTCGGCCATTTTCAACAGCTTCGACAATACCCTGAGCATCATCAACAACGCCGAGGAATTCCGGCTGGGCACCGTGAGTCTGGGGGCCTTCAGCGAAAGCATGGCCTTCTCGCCGGACGGAAATAAGTTGTATGCGGCAGTGCGGAACGCGGCCGCGGTCGTGATTCTGACCATCGCAGCGGACAACACGGCCACCAGCACGTCCGTAACGATTCCAGCCGCCCGACGGCTCGTGGTGAGCGGTAACGGCAACCGCGTGCTGGTGTTCAGCGACGGGCTGGACACGGTCTCCGTCATCGATGCCACGAACAGCAACGCCATTACGACCGTGGCGGGATTCGACCGGCCGACCTGGGCGGTGTTCTCCAACGACAACGCCACCGCCTGGGTCCTGAACTGCGGGCCGGAGTGCGGCGGCACGCAAGCCAGCATCGTGGCCCTGGACATGGGTACGTTGACCCTGGGCACGCCGGTTCCGGTGCCGGCGGCGACCATCGGGCTGCTGAGCGGAAGTCAGTTGTGGGTGGCGGGAACGGAGCCGGGCGCCCTCTGCAATGCGGGCACGACGTTTTCCGCGTGCGGCAAGCTGACGGCGCTGAATGTGCCCGCCCTCACTCTGGCAACGCCCGCGGGCGGCGTGGACATCGTCGACGGCTTCCACCACGCCATGGAAATGGGAACCAACAACAAGCTGTTCATCGCTTCGCGCACCTGCCGCAACCTTTCCGAAGGATGTCTTTCCATCGTCAATACTTCGAACAACTCGGTCGTGGTGAGCGTGGCAGACGGTGATGTGACCGGCCTGGCGGCCATTCCCGGCCGCGACGTGGTCTACGTGGCGGAAGGCGGCGAACTGCGCATCTACGATACGTCCACCAGCGCCTTGCAGAGCCGGCAGGTCGACTTCGTAGGCCACATCGCCGACGTCAAGAGCATCGACTAG
- a CDS encoding penicillin acylase family protein, translating into MPALAAPPSPPRPVRRFFRAAGYLLLAMVVVVGGAAAWFCYAAISSLPQLEGAIRVPGLGAPVTVLRDAQGVPHIRASNLEDLFFAQGYVTAQDRLWQLDLARRFAAGELAEILGERALPQDREQRILQIRHAAALAAARLGPEERAHLEAYARGVNALIASQQDRLPIEFRLLGYWPRPWTVEDSLLVGANMVKLLNHYQFETELARERVVARAGPQLAADLYPSSSWRDRVPGVLPPTTGVVPKDVQQYEDEEEADPDDMEDGRRVTHAWPLAEPAPPPGSNNWAVSGAHTVSGLPLLANDMHLPHRIPDIWYEAHLQAGDFDVAGVTLPGLPYVIVGHNARIAWGFTNLGPDVEDIFIETFNDRGEYLTPEGWKAPERRREVIHVKGKPDVVLDVLLTRHGPVVTELVPGETRKLALQWSLYDPETFRLPFFSVNRARNWEEFRKAFSRFGAPAQNVVYADVDGHIGYQATGRIPIRRSGDGAVPVSGATRDHDWIGYVPYEELPRVFDPPTGILATANGRVTPDRYPHLLALQWASPYRTERIYRVLESGRRFAGADMLALQTDVLSEWDLFCAQRFAEAVARSPKPSARTQQAAELLRAWDGRVTRDSAAATLVERARRQLTRRLYGPKLGPVQDDYRWFMSAVALENILREQPARWLPPNYPNYDALLVAALEAALSEPEAPRDPATWRWGSQSKVEVSHPLFGLLPILRRWTGTGEHEQSGNGSTVKQVGRSFGPSQRLTVDLSDLDASTLNIVGGQSGQIFSRYYLDQWEAWLEGRTYTLPFTASAVEEAARHRLVLGPAP; encoded by the coding sequence ATGCCCGCGCTCGCCGCCCCACCTTCTCCTCCCCGCCCCGTTCGCCGCTTTTTCCGCGCCGCCGGTTATCTGCTCTTGGCGATGGTCGTGGTTGTGGGCGGGGCGGCCGCATGGTTCTGCTACGCCGCCATCTCTTCCCTGCCCCAACTCGAAGGCGCCATCCGCGTGCCCGGCCTCGGCGCGCCGGTTACCGTGCTGCGCGACGCGCAGGGTGTCCCCCACATCCGCGCCTCGAACCTTGAAGACCTGTTTTTCGCGCAGGGCTACGTCACGGCCCAGGACCGGCTCTGGCAATTGGACCTGGCTCGGCGCTTCGCTGCCGGCGAGCTGGCGGAGATACTGGGCGAGCGGGCGCTACCCCAGGACCGCGAGCAACGTATCCTCCAGATCCGCCATGCGGCCGCTCTGGCCGCGGCCCGCCTGGGCCCGGAAGAACGTGCTCACCTCGAAGCCTATGCCCGCGGCGTGAACGCGCTCATCGCATCACAGCAGGACCGGCTGCCCATCGAGTTCCGCTTGCTCGGCTATTGGCCGCGCCCCTGGACGGTGGAAGACTCCCTGCTCGTCGGCGCCAACATGGTCAAGCTGCTCAATCACTACCAGTTCGAAACCGAGCTGGCGCGGGAGAGGGTAGTCGCCCGTGCCGGCCCCCAACTGGCCGCCGACCTCTATCCCAGCTCCTCCTGGCGCGACCGTGTTCCCGGCGTCCTGCCCCCGACCACCGGGGTCGTCCCCAAGGACGTGCAGCAATACGAAGATGAAGAAGAAGCCGATCCCGATGACATGGAAGACGGTCGCCGCGTGACTCACGCTTGGCCCCTTGCCGAACCGGCGCCGCCACCCGGCTCCAACAACTGGGCCGTCTCCGGAGCCCATACCGTATCCGGCTTGCCTTTGCTCGCCAATGACATGCACCTGCCGCACCGTATCCCGGACATCTGGTATGAAGCGCACTTGCAAGCCGGCGACTTCGACGTAGCCGGCGTCACCTTGCCGGGGCTGCCTTATGTGATCGTGGGTCATAACGCCCGCATCGCCTGGGGCTTCACCAATCTCGGCCCCGACGTGGAAGACATCTTTATTGAGACCTTCAACGACCGCGGTGAATACCTGACGCCGGAAGGATGGAAGGCTCCCGAGCGCCGCCGCGAAGTCATCCACGTCAAGGGCAAGCCGGACGTCGTGCTCGACGTGCTGCTCACGCGGCACGGCCCGGTGGTCACGGAACTCGTGCCGGGTGAGACCCGCAAGCTGGCCCTGCAATGGTCGCTTTACGATCCTGAAACCTTCCGGTTGCCATTCTTTAGCGTTAACCGCGCGCGCAACTGGGAGGAATTCCGCAAAGCTTTTTCGCGCTTCGGCGCGCCGGCGCAGAACGTGGTCTATGCCGACGTGGACGGCCACATCGGCTACCAGGCGACCGGCCGCATTCCCATCCGGCGCTCGGGCGACGGCGCCGTGCCCGTCTCCGGTGCGACCCGCGACCACGACTGGATCGGCTACGTCCCCTACGAGGAGTTGCCGCGCGTCTTCGATCCTCCCACCGGCATTCTGGCCACGGCCAACGGGCGCGTGACCCCGGACCGATACCCGCACCTTCTGGCCCTGCAGTGGGCTTCGCCCTATCGCACCGAGCGCATCTATCGCGTCCTTGAATCCGGCCGCCGCTTCGCCGGTGCCGACATGCTGGCGCTGCAGACCGATGTGCTTTCGGAGTGGGATCTGTTCTGCGCCCAGCGATTCGCCGAAGCCGTGGCTCGCTCTCCCAAGCCGTCTGCCCGCACCCAACAGGCGGCGGAACTGCTGCGCGCCTGGGACGGCCGCGTCACGCGCGACAGTGCGGCCGCCACCCTGGTGGAACGCGCCCGCCGGCAATTGACGCGGCGGCTGTACGGTCCCAAGCTCGGTCCCGTGCAGGACGACTACCGCTGGTTCATGTCTGCGGTTGCTCTGGAGAACATCCTGCGCGAGCAGCCCGCCCGCTGGCTCCCGCCGAACTACCCCAACTATGACGCGCTGCTGGTGGCCGCGCTGGAAGCCGCACTGAGCGAACCGGAAGCGCCCCGCGACCCCGCCACCTGGCGCTGGGGATCGCAATCGAAGGTCGAAGTGAGCCATCCGCTCTTCGGCTTGCTGCCGATCCTGCGCCGCTGGACCGGGACCGGAGAGCACGAGCAATCGGGTAACGGATCGACGGTCAAGCAGGTCGGCCGCTCCTTTGGCCCTTCGCAACGCTTGACCGTCGACCTGTCCGACCTCGACGCCTCCACCCTCAACATCGTCGGCGGGCAGTCAGGACAGATTTTCAGCCGCTATTACCTGGATCAGTGGGAGGCCTGGCTGGAGGGCCGCACCTACACGCTTCCCTTCACTGCTTCCGCCGTAGAGGAAGCTGCGCGTCACCGGCTCGTCCTGGGGCCGGCGCCGTAG
- a CDS encoding PepSY domain-containing protein: protein MSARPTPVGEAAKAKKGTALVTLRPAERGEREPHAGRRRWVRRLHAVGGLVLTLNLTLLLVTGFLMQHTEGFGLDGKMVSRAWLPADYRPQDGSEVRADIVVTDLHSGRLLGGPGRMVVDAVSIGWLIMLVSGLVLYGQGRWRNGARNGNGEG, encoded by the coding sequence ATGAGCGCGCGACCCACGCCGGTAGGGGAAGCCGCGAAGGCAAAGAAGGGAACGGCGCTGGTGACCCTGCGGCCCGCTGAACGAGGTGAGCGCGAACCTCACGCGGGGCGGCGGCGCTGGGTGCGCCGGTTGCATGCGGTGGGCGGGCTGGTGCTTACGCTCAACCTGACCTTGCTGCTGGTGACCGGCTTCCTGATGCAGCACACGGAAGGGTTCGGGCTGGACGGCAAGATGGTGAGCCGCGCCTGGTTGCCCGCCGACTATCGCCCGCAGGACGGAAGCGAAGTGCGGGCCGACATCGTCGTAACCGATCTGCATTCGGGCCGCCTCCTGGGCGGGCCGGGCCGCATGGTGGTGGATGCGGTCTCGATCGGGTGGCTGATCATGCTGGTCAGCGGGCTGGTGCTTTATGGCCAGGGACGCTGGCGCAATGGAGCCAGGAACGGAAACGGGGAGGGATGA
- a CDS encoding FMN-binding protein, protein MRRVVACVVFLNLLLASAPAGAEVYLTEPQALKIVLPKSESIERETRMLSEAQRIQLQEKSGLRFPEKQFLFFIGKTKGKVDGYALIMNEIGKHEFITFMVGVSAKGEITDCAVMEFRESRGWEVREQRFLRQFRGKKSGDPIQVNRDIVNYTGATLSSHAIARGVKRTLLLTELFYPREKE, encoded by the coding sequence ATGCGCAGGGTCGTAGCATGCGTGGTTTTCCTTAATCTGCTGCTGGCGTCCGCGCCGGCGGGCGCCGAGGTGTATTTGACCGAGCCGCAGGCGCTGAAGATCGTCCTGCCGAAGTCTGAGAGCATCGAGAGAGAAACACGCATGCTCAGTGAAGCGCAGCGCATCCAGCTCCAGGAGAAGAGCGGCCTGCGGTTCCCGGAGAAGCAATTCCTTTTCTTCATCGGGAAGACGAAGGGCAAAGTGGACGGCTATGCCCTGATCATGAACGAGATCGGGAAGCACGAGTTCATCACGTTCATGGTGGGCGTAAGCGCCAAGGGCGAGATCACAGACTGCGCGGTGATGGAGTTCCGCGAATCGCGGGGCTGGGAGGTGCGCGAGCAGCGTTTCCTGCGGCAGTTCCGGGGGAAGAAGAGCGGCGACCCCATCCAGGTGAATCGCGACATCGTCAATTACACCGGGGCGACGCTTTCCTCCCACGCCATCGCGCGCGGCGTGAAGCGGACGCTGCTGCTGACCGAGCTCTTCTATCCGCGGGAAAAGGAGTGA
- a CDS encoding FAD:protein FMN transferase has protein sequence MSSRVMAAAGLLALTLHAMAAEKASPVKQIRYRMGTLCEITAYPVDGDGRRTDAAIEAAFAEVTRLDHALSNWKPDSELMRLNTAAAAEGRDRPWAPAGEELFERLLVALRIAEATDGRFDPTVGPLVRAYGFLPRGNGGDTHVREASRRVGWRKVRLDVQGRRVQFAESGMEVDLGGIAKGYAAQRAAEVLRQHGIRAALVNLGGSSIVAVGSPARGTGECDDDCRDGWPVLVRDPRDGRTPVAFIELRDGEALGTSGTYEKLQGRRSHILDPRTGRALEGKRSATVLLRNAEVADALAKPFLLLGALEGSGPVQLCQSYPAASVMLLAARGGALTRWSAGPEAERFLLISVSHEKPDQRTAQAR, from the coding sequence GTGAGTTCGAGGGTCATGGCCGCAGCCGGACTGCTGGCGCTGACGCTGCATGCGATGGCGGCGGAGAAAGCGTCGCCGGTCAAGCAGATCCGCTATCGCATGGGCACGCTGTGCGAGATCACGGCCTATCCCGTGGACGGAGATGGCCGGCGCACGGATGCGGCCATCGAAGCGGCGTTCGCCGAAGTGACGCGCCTCGACCATGCCCTTTCGAACTGGAAGCCTGATTCGGAGCTGATGCGCCTGAACACGGCGGCGGCCGCAGAGGGCAGGGATCGTCCGTGGGCGCCGGCGGGAGAGGAGCTGTTCGAGCGCCTGTTGGTCGCCTTGCGGATCGCGGAGGCAACCGACGGAAGATTCGACCCCACCGTGGGACCGCTGGTACGCGCTTATGGATTCCTTCCGCGGGGGAACGGAGGCGACACGCACGTTCGAGAGGCGAGCCGCCGGGTCGGTTGGCGGAAGGTGCGGCTCGATGTCCAGGGGCGGAGAGTGCAATTCGCCGAGTCCGGCATGGAGGTGGACCTGGGTGGCATTGCCAAAGGATATGCCGCGCAGCGCGCCGCTGAGGTCTTGCGGCAACACGGCATACGGGCCGCTCTCGTGAATCTGGGCGGCAGCTCCATCGTGGCGGTGGGAAGCCCGGCGCGCGGGACCGGCGAGTGTGACGATGATTGCCGCGACGGCTGGCCGGTTTTGGTACGGGATCCGCGGGACGGCCGCACTCCGGTGGCGTTCATCGAGCTGAGGGACGGCGAAGCGCTGGGGACTTCCGGGACGTATGAGAAGCTGCAAGGGCGGCGCTCCCATATCCTCGATCCCCGGACGGGGCGAGCGCTGGAAGGGAAGCGCAGCGCCACCGTGCTGCTGCGGAATGCCGAGGTCGCGGACGCGCTGGCCAAACCGTTCCTGCTGCTGGGCGCGCTGGAGGGCTCCGGGCCGGTACAATTGTGCCAAAGCTATCCCGCGGCCAGTGTTATGCTCTTGGCCGCGCGGGGAGGAGCCTTGACGCGCTGGTCCGCGGGGCCAGAGGCGGAGCGCTTCCTCCTCATTTCGGTGAGCCATGAGAAGCCGGACCAGCGAACTGCCCAAGCGCGTTGA
- a CDS encoding Fur family transcriptional regulator, with translation MRSRTSELPKRVDDQPSISRDALREATDIFHRHLKKVGHKHTEQRDTILHTFLESREHLSTDELHRMVRKKDPGIGFTTVYRTLKLLMECGLASEVAFHDGIARYEHQFNRRSHHHMICTECGSSVEFFFPEVERLEQEIGRKYHYETTRHTFQIYGICEDCRKRSERRPF, from the coding sequence ATGAGAAGCCGGACCAGCGAACTGCCCAAGCGCGTTGACGACCAGCCGAGCATCTCGCGCGACGCTCTGCGCGAGGCCACGGACATCTTCCATCGCCACTTGAAGAAGGTGGGGCACAAGCACACCGAGCAGCGCGACACCATCCTGCATACCTTCCTGGAAAGCCGGGAACATCTCTCCACCGACGAGCTGCACCGCATGGTGCGGAAGAAGGACCCGGGCATCGGGTTCACCACCGTCTACCGTACGCTCAAGCTGCTGATGGAATGCGGGCTGGCCAGCGAAGTGGCGTTCCACGACGGCATCGCGCGCTACGAGCACCAGTTCAATCGCCGCAGCCATCACCACATGATCTGCACCGAGTGCGGCAGCTCGGTGGAGTTCTTCTTTCCCGAGGTGGAGCGGCTGGAGCAGGAGATCGGCCGCAAGTACCACTACGAGACCACGCGGCACACGTTCCAGATCTATGGCATCTGCGAGGACTGCCGGAAGCGGTCCGAGCGCCGGCCGTTTTAG
- a CDS encoding DUF4870 domain-containing protein, which yields MARYCASCGAMMTEQQTTCPSCGKAAGAPPAGGGAATAGGGLSDNVAALLGYLFGVIAIVWLLIEPYNKNKFIRFHAFQCLFFLAAWIGINIVLGILGAIPGVGLVTILLWPLAGLGVFVLWIVLMIKAYQGQKWKLPFIGDLAEKQAG from the coding sequence ATGGCTCGTTACTGCGCGTCGTGTGGTGCAATGATGACCGAGCAGCAGACCACGTGCCCGTCCTGCGGCAAGGCGGCCGGCGCTCCGCCGGCCGGGGGCGGGGCAGCCACGGCCGGCGGCGGTCTTTCCGACAACGTGGCGGCGTTGCTGGGCTATTTGTTCGGCGTGATCGCCATCGTGTGGCTGCTCATCGAACCGTACAACAAGAACAAGTTCATCCGCTTCCATGCCTTTCAATGTCTGTTCTTCCTGGCGGCCTGGATCGGGATCAACATCGTGCTGGGCATTCTGGGGGCGATTCCGGGCGTCGGCCTGGTGACGATCCTGCTGTGGCCGCTGGCCGGACTCGGGGTGTTCGTCCTGTGGATCGTGCTCATGATCAAGGCCTACCAGGGCCAGAAGTGGAAACTGCCGTTCATCGGCGACCTGGCAGAGAAGCAGGCGGGCTAG